GCGGCGGCGATGGCTTCTTGTTCGCTCTCGAAGCGGAACACCGGGGCCAGCGGGCCGAAGGTTTCTTCGCGCGCGCACAGCATGGCGGCGTGGCAGTCGGCGAGCACGGTGGGGGCAAAAAACTGGCCGCTGCCCAGCGCGCTCAGGCGCTGCCCACCCACCAGCACGCGCGCCCCTTGGGCCTGCGCGTCGTCGAGGTGGCGCTGCACCTTGTCGAGCGCGGCGGGTTCGATCAGCGGCCCGATGGCCACGCCTTCGGCAAAGCCGTTGCCCACTTGCAGCGTGCCGACCCGGGCCGCGAATTTTTGTATAAAGGCTTCGTAGATGCCAGCTTGCACATAAAAGCGGTTGGCGCAGACGCAGGTCTGGCCGGCGTTGCGGTATTTGCTGGCCAGCGCGCCTTCGACGGCGCTGTCGAGGTCGGCGTCGTCAAAGACGATAAAGGGCGCGTTGCCGCCGAGTTCGAGCGCGAGCTTTTTCACCGTCGGCGCGCACTGCGCCATCAGGATGCGCCCGACTTCGGTGGAGCCGGTGAAGCTCAGGTGGCGCACGGTGTCGCTGGCGCACAGCACCTGGCCGATGGCGATCGAGCGCGCGCTGTCGGCGCTGAGCACGTTGAGCACGCCCGGCGGCAGGCCGGCGCGCTGGGCCAGTTCGGCGGCGGCGAGCGCGGTCAGGGGCGTGAGTTCGGCCGGTTTGACGATCACCGGGCAGCCCGCCGCCAGCGCCGGCGCCACTTTGCGCGTGATCATGGCCAGCGGAAAGTTCCAAGGCGTGATGGCGGCGCAGACGCCGATGGGCTGCTTGAGCACCAGCAGGCGCCGATTCGGGTCAAACTGCGGCAGGGTTTCGCCATTGACGCGCTTGGCTTCTTCGGCAAACCATTCGACGAAGCTGGCCCCATACGCGACTTCGCCCCGGGTTTCGGCCAAGGGTTTGCCTTGTTCTGCGGTCATGAGCCGCGCCAGATCGTCTTGGTGCTCCAGCAGCAGTTCGAACCAGCGGCGCAAAATCTGGCTGCGCTGCTTGGCGGTTTGGTTGCGCCAGGCCGGCCAAGCGGCGTGGGCGGCGTCGATCGCCTGCTGGGCCTCGGCCGGTCCGAGGTTGG
This sequence is a window from Serpentinimonas maccroryi. Protein-coding genes within it:
- a CDS encoding NAD-dependent succinate-semialdehyde dehydrogenase codes for the protein MPTPTACPLSLLRDPSLLKTDALIDGRWVPGSQRFDVHDPATGAKLADVANLGPAEAQQAIDAAHAAWPAWRNQTAKQRSQILRRWFELLLEHQDDLARLMTAEQGKPLAETRGEVAYGASFVEWFAEEAKRVNGETLPQFDPNRRLLVLKQPIGVCAAITPWNFPLAMITRKVAPALAAGCPVIVKPAELTPLTALAAAELAQRAGLPPGVLNVLSADSARSIAIGQVLCASDTVRHLSFTGSTEVGRILMAQCAPTVKKLALELGGNAPFIVFDDADLDSAVEGALASKYRNAGQTCVCANRFYVQAGIYEAFIQKFAARVGTLQVGNGFAEGVAIGPLIEPAALDKVQRHLDDAQAQGARVLVGGQRLSALGSGQFFAPTVLADCHAAMLCAREETFGPLAPVFRFESEQEAIAAANATEFGLASYFYSRDVGRIWRVSEALEYGMVGVNVGILATEHVPFGGMKQSGLGREGSHHGIDEYLELKYVCVGDVLR